The Peribacillus sp. FSL P2-0133 genome has a segment encoding these proteins:
- a CDS encoding alpha/beta fold hydrolase: MKNKRLLLSIIACMAIIFSVVTIQPSDSKAQTNSHDPVIFIHGAGGNSGNFNSIKNYLKTQGWSDNELYAIEMVDKSGNSLNNARQLAPYVDEVLKKTGKSKVDIIGHSAGGINTLTYILLNGGGSKVNDVVTLGSPNKFVTSKAPVGTDPTRKIRYTSIYSTNDYVVPTSLSILQGAKNVQISGVDHVGMLWNSKVNELIKEGLNGGGTNTN; this comes from the coding sequence ATGAAAAATAAGAGATTGTTACTTTCAATAATTGCATGCATGGCCATTATTTTTTCTGTTGTTACTATTCAGCCTTCTGATTCCAAAGCACAGACAAACAGCCATGATCCAGTTATCTTCATTCACGGAGCCGGCGGTAATAGCGGAAACTTTAACAGCATTAAGAATTACCTGAAAACACAAGGCTGGTCCGATAATGAACTATATGCCATCGAAATGGTGGATAAATCGGGTAATAGCTTGAATAATGCAAGACAGCTAGCTCCTTATGTAGATGAAGTGTTAAAGAAAACAGGAAAGAGTAAGGTTGATATTATTGGACACAGCGCGGGAGGCATCAATACCTTGACTTATATTCTCCTCAATGGCGGCGGAAGCAAGGTAAACGATGTGGTGACGTTGGGTTCTCCAAACAAATTTGTAACATCGAAAGCTCCCGTAGGTACAGATCCTACCCGTAAAATCCGTTATACTTCGATTTACAGTACCAACGACTATGTTGTACCCACTTCGCTTTCAATTCTTCAGGGAGCGAAAAACGTTCAAATTAGCGGTGTAGACCACGTGGGAATGCTCTGGAACAGTAAAGTCAACGAGCTGATTAAAGAAGGATTGAATGGCGGAGGGACAAATACAAATTAA